In Geminicoccaceae bacterium, a single window of DNA contains:
- the xth gene encoding exodeoxyribonuclease III, which translates to MRITSWNANSVRLRQPMLERIRDELDPDILCLQEIKVETEKFPREMIEALGYQHMLIHGQKSYHGVAVLSKMALDGMQTHTWCGIDEARHLECRLPGGAELHNLYIPAGGDIPDAEQNPKFRHKLAMLDELTGWFARHRDDNRRIVVLGDLNIAPHENDVWSHRQLLKVVSHTPIEVEKLTAFQQSHGFVDAVREIIPTSEKVYSWWSYRSRDWSTSDRGRRLDHVWLSPALAPGLRHAQVTREARGWEQPSDHVPVTVDLEV; encoded by the coding sequence CTGCGCATCACAAGCTGGAACGCCAACTCCGTCCGCCTGCGTCAGCCGATGCTGGAGCGCATCAGGGACGAACTCGACCCGGACATTCTCTGCCTGCAGGAAATCAAGGTCGAGACCGAGAAGTTTCCGCGCGAAATGATCGAGGCGCTGGGCTACCAGCACATGCTGATCCACGGACAGAAGAGCTACCATGGTGTGGCGGTGCTGTCGAAGATGGCTCTGGACGGCATGCAGACGCATACATGGTGCGGTATCGACGAGGCGCGGCATCTCGAATGCCGGCTGCCGGGCGGAGCGGAACTGCACAATCTCTACATTCCAGCCGGCGGCGACATTCCCGATGCAGAACAGAACCCGAAGTTCAGGCACAAGCTCGCAATGCTCGACGAACTGACCGGCTGGTTTGCGCGCCATCGCGACGACAATCGACGGATCGTCGTGCTCGGCGACCTCAACATCGCCCCGCACGAGAATGATGTGTGGAGTCACCGGCAGCTGCTGAAGGTGGTATCGCACACGCCGATCGAAGTCGAGAAACTGACCGCATTCCAGCAAAGTCATGGCTTTGTGGACGCCGTACGAGAGATCATCCCCACGAGCGAAAAGGTCTACAGCTGGTGGAGCTACCGTTCGCGCGACTGGTCAACCTCCGATCGCGGGCGCCGTCTCGACCATGTGTGGCTCTCGCCTGCCCTCGCGCCGGGGCTCCGCCACGCCCAGGTCACCCGCGAGGCCCGCGGCTGGGAGCAGCCATCGGACCACGTCCCGGTAACGGTCGATCTGGAAGTGTAG